One Phenylobacterium hankyongense DNA segment encodes these proteins:
- a CDS encoding enoyl-CoA hydratase: MIPSVKVRYEDRHGGRVAFVCIDRPEKLNSLSAEIMRAFTDLFHGLAADLHLRAVVLTGAGSKAFIGGADIQEMAALSGPAEARAFIALVHGCCRAIRAVPVPVIARINGFCLGAGLEVAASCDLRLAADTAVFGMPEVKLGLPSVVEAALLPSLIGWGRARRILYTGETFGAAEALAWGLVEEVHAQALMDAAVEDLIDKLLDAEPRAVQLQKALMQRWEELPVSGAIQAGIEAFEDAWTTDEPSRAMAAFLARRQSAKKSGR, encoded by the coding sequence ATGATCCCCTCCGTCAAGGTGCGTTACGAGGACCGCCATGGCGGCCGCGTGGCCTTCGTCTGCATCGACCGGCCGGAGAAGCTCAACAGCCTCTCGGCGGAGATCATGCGCGCCTTCACCGACCTGTTCCACGGCCTGGCCGCCGACCTCCACCTGCGCGCCGTCGTGCTGACCGGCGCGGGATCAAAGGCCTTCATCGGCGGCGCCGACATCCAGGAGATGGCCGCGCTTTCCGGACCGGCCGAAGCGCGGGCCTTCATCGCCCTGGTGCACGGCTGCTGCCGCGCGATCCGCGCCGTTCCGGTCCCGGTGATCGCCCGGATCAACGGCTTCTGCCTCGGCGCCGGCCTGGAGGTGGCCGCGTCCTGTGACCTGCGCCTGGCCGCCGACACCGCGGTGTTCGGGATGCCCGAGGTCAAGCTCGGCCTGCCGTCGGTGGTGGAGGCCGCGCTCCTGCCGTCGCTGATCGGCTGGGGCCGCGCGCGGCGCATCCTCTACACCGGCGAGACCTTCGGAGCGGCCGAGGCCCTGGCCTGGGGCCTGGTGGAGGAGGTGCACGCGCAGGCGCTGATGGACGCCGCCGTCGAGGACCTGATCGACAAGCTGCTGGACGCCGAACCGCGCGCCGTCCAGCTGCAGAAGGCGCTGATGCAGCGCTGGGAGGAACTCCCTGTCTCCGGCGCGATCCAGGCCGGGATCGAAGCCTTCGAGGACGCCTGGACGACCGACGAGCCGTCGCGCGCCATGGCCGCCTTCCTGGCTCGCCGGCAGTCGGCCAAGAAGTCCGGGCGCTGA
- a CDS encoding AI-2E family transporter, which yields MPPRPSAPRSEDLVPYVHKLLIAVAVAALALILLRWLHVFLLAFGASLVAVLLTALADPIRRRTPLDAGWSLGVTVAALIVLIAGVAWFVGAQVSLQLTQLQHALPAAWAAAQRQISTYEVGQWLLDRLHQASGLSMAGFGPIASRIGRITGSGLGAIAECVVVVVAGVYFAAQPQLYVGNLLKLVPSAAREAVTHTVEDIGVALRRWLVGTGLAMLTMGVLTAIGAVLLGLPAPLALGLLSGIAEFVPIVGAAVSALPALLLAVTLGPQTVAWTLLFYVSVHQFEGHVLIPLIQRRVVSVPPALTLFSVLAFGLLFGALGVVFATPLAVVLLVIVRRLYLHEPDTAAVASGKT from the coding sequence ATGCCGCCGCGACCCAGCGCCCCGCGCTCCGAAGACCTCGTCCCGTACGTCCATAAGCTGCTGATCGCCGTGGCGGTGGCGGCGTTGGCGCTGATCCTGCTGCGCTGGTTGCACGTCTTCCTGCTGGCGTTCGGCGCGTCGCTGGTCGCGGTGCTCCTGACAGCGCTGGCCGATCCGATCCGCAGGCGCACGCCGCTGGACGCGGGCTGGTCGCTGGGCGTCACGGTGGCGGCCCTGATCGTCCTGATCGCCGGGGTGGCCTGGTTCGTGGGCGCGCAGGTTTCTCTGCAACTGACCCAGTTGCAACACGCCTTGCCCGCGGCCTGGGCGGCCGCTCAGCGGCAGATCTCGACCTATGAAGTCGGCCAGTGGCTGCTCGACCGGCTGCATCAGGCCAGCGGCCTCAGCATGGCCGGTTTTGGGCCGATCGCCAGCCGTATCGGCCGGATCACCGGATCTGGCCTGGGCGCGATCGCGGAGTGCGTGGTGGTGGTGGTCGCGGGAGTCTATTTCGCCGCCCAGCCGCAGCTCTATGTCGGCAACCTCCTCAAGCTGGTTCCGTCCGCCGCGCGAGAGGCGGTCACCCACACGGTCGAGGATATCGGGGTGGCGCTGCGCCGATGGCTGGTGGGCACCGGCCTCGCCATGCTGACCATGGGCGTCCTGACCGCCATCGGCGCCGTCCTGCTGGGCCTGCCCGCGCCGCTGGCGCTGGGCCTGTTGAGCGGGATTGCGGAGTTCGTGCCGATCGTCGGGGCGGCGGTGTCGGCCCTGCCCGCGCTGCTGCTGGCGGTCACGCTCGGACCGCAGACGGTCGCCTGGACGCTGCTGTTCTACGTCTCCGTCCACCAGTTCGAAGGTCACGTCCTGATCCCGCTGATCCAGCGGCGCGTGGTTTCGGTGCCGCCGGCGCTCACCCTGTTCTCGGTTCTGGCGTTCGGATTGCTGTTCGGGGCGCTCGGCGTGGTGTTCGCCACGCCGCTGGCGGTGGTCCTGCTGGTGATCGTGCGGCGGCTCTACCTGCACGAACCGGACACCGCCGCAGTGGCCAGCGGCAAGACCTAG
- a CDS encoding LysR family transcriptional regulator encodes MDRFDEMSAFAAVADARSFTQGAKRLGVSSAQVSKLVARLENRLGARLLNRTTRDVSLTDTGRAYLERARLLLEDFEALDTSVRDQTGPRGLLKISAPVSFGATQLTPALLDFAAAYPDVSMDVSATDRMVNLVEEGFDVAVRIGQLSDSSLVARKLAAVRMVTCASPSYLQRAGVPQALEDISQHEAVIDTNLPDPLVWRFGRHGDYRDVRVHGRLRFSGADACVAAARSGFGITRTPAFAASADLRAGRLVPLLCNFEPELIHVHAVYPHARHLAAKVRVFVDFLAKRYAGEPEWHQGWGETHLAL; translated from the coding sequence ATGGACCGCTTTGACGAGATGAGCGCCTTCGCCGCGGTCGCCGACGCCCGCAGCTTCACGCAAGGCGCCAAGCGCCTGGGGGTGTCCAGCGCCCAGGTCTCGAAGCTGGTGGCGCGGCTGGAGAACCGGCTGGGCGCGCGCCTGCTGAACCGCACGACGCGGGACGTCTCGCTGACCGACACCGGCCGCGCCTATCTGGAACGGGCCCGGCTGCTGCTCGAGGACTTCGAGGCTCTGGACACCTCGGTGCGCGACCAGACGGGACCGCGCGGCCTGCTGAAGATCTCGGCGCCCGTGTCGTTCGGCGCCACCCAGCTGACGCCGGCCCTGCTGGACTTCGCCGCCGCCTATCCGGACGTGTCGATGGACGTCTCCGCCACCGACCGGATGGTCAACCTGGTGGAGGAGGGCTTCGACGTGGCGGTGCGGATCGGCCAGCTCTCGGACTCTTCGCTGGTCGCGCGCAAGCTGGCCGCCGTGCGCATGGTGACCTGCGCCTCGCCGAGCTACCTGCAGCGGGCCGGGGTTCCGCAGGCCCTGGAGGACATCTCGCAGCACGAGGCGGTCATCGACACCAACCTTCCCGATCCGCTCGTCTGGCGGTTCGGGCGGCATGGCGACTACCGCGACGTTAGGGTGCATGGCCGGCTGCGGTTCAGCGGCGCGGACGCCTGCGTGGCGGCGGCGCGGTCAGGCTTCGGCATCACCCGCACGCCGGCGTTCGCCGCCTCCGCGGACCTGCGCGCCGGGCGGCTGGTGCCGCTGCTGTGCAATTTCGAGCCGGAGCTGATCCACGTCCACGCCGTCTATCCGCATGCTCGCCACCTCGCCGCCAAGGTGCGGGTGTTCGTCGACTTCCTGGCCAAGCGCTACGCCGGCGAGCCGGAATGGCATCAGGGCTGGGGCGAAACGCATTTGGCATTGTGA
- a CDS encoding NADPH-dependent FMN reductase, translating to MSQPRTVAVVVGSLRKDSVSRKVAKAFAALAPKNLKFDFVEIGDLPHFDQDLESDPPAQWTAFRNRVSAADAVLFVTPEYNRSVPGVLKNAIDVGSRPYGASAWNAKPGAVISVSPGGIGGFGANHHLRQSLAFLNVPLLSQEAYVGNAFALFDETGELVNESTTEFLRGYAHAFAEWVERIAGDTVERKAA from the coding sequence ATGTCTCAACCCCGTACCGTCGCCGTCGTCGTCGGCAGTCTTCGCAAGGACTCCGTTAGCCGCAAGGTCGCCAAGGCGTTCGCCGCGCTGGCCCCGAAGAACCTGAAGTTCGACTTCGTCGAGATCGGCGACCTGCCGCACTTCGACCAGGACCTGGAGTCCGATCCGCCGGCCCAGTGGACCGCCTTCCGCAATCGCGTGTCGGCCGCCGACGCCGTGCTGTTCGTCACGCCCGAGTACAACCGCTCGGTCCCCGGCGTCCTGAAGAACGCCATCGACGTCGGTTCGCGCCCCTATGGGGCCAGCGCCTGGAACGCCAAGCCCGGGGCGGTGATCAGCGTCTCGCCCGGCGGCATCGGCGGCTTCGGCGCCAACCACCACCTGCGCCAGTCGCTGGCCTTCCTGAACGTGCCCCTGCTCAGCCAGGAAGCCTATGTCGGCAACGCCTTCGCGCTGTTCGACGAGACCGGCGAGCTGGTGAACGAGTCTACCACCGAATTCCTGCGCGGCTATGCTCACGCGTTCGCCGAGTGGGTCGAACGCATCGCGGGCGACACGGTGGAGCGCAAGGCGGCCTAG
- a CDS encoding DODA-type extradiol aromatic ring-opening family dioxygenase: MTLPTYFIPHGAGPCFFMPWTRGPADTWDKTAAWLKGLVATLPERPKAILIVSGHWEEPAFTVGASPAPPLIFDYFGFPPETYRLTFDAPGSPELAHRVRDLLAAAGLPAAEDPDRGYDHGVFVPLKLVTPDADIPVVQLSLKAGLDPAEHLAAGRALAPLRDEGVLIVGSGMSWHNMRGFSPAFTAKSEAFDSWLSEALADPTRREEAVRHWSQGPYAREAHPREEHLAPLFVAAGAAEGEPGRHAFRDVAMDVVISGYEFGAPVTANA, encoded by the coding sequence ATGACCCTTCCGACCTACTTCATCCCGCACGGGGCGGGTCCCTGCTTCTTCATGCCGTGGACCCGCGGCCCCGCCGACACCTGGGACAAGACGGCGGCCTGGCTGAAGGGCCTGGTCGCCACCCTGCCCGAGCGTCCCAAGGCCATCCTCATCGTCTCCGGCCACTGGGAGGAGCCGGCGTTCACCGTCGGCGCCTCCCCCGCGCCGCCCTTGATCTTCGACTACTTCGGGTTCCCGCCCGAGACCTACCGCCTGACCTTCGACGCGCCGGGCTCGCCCGAGCTGGCGCATCGGGTGCGCGACCTGCTGGCGGCCGCCGGCCTGCCGGCTGCGGAGGACCCCGACCGCGGCTACGACCACGGGGTGTTCGTGCCCCTGAAGCTGGTGACGCCGGACGCCGACATCCCGGTCGTGCAGCTGTCGCTGAAGGCCGGCCTCGACCCGGCCGAGCATCTGGCCGCCGGCCGGGCGCTGGCCCCGCTGCGCGACGAAGGCGTGCTGATCGTCGGCTCCGGGATGAGCTGGCACAACATGCGCGGCTTCTCGCCGGCGTTCACGGCGAAGTCGGAGGCCTTCGACAGCTGGCTGTCCGAGGCCCTGGCCGACCCGACCCGGCGCGAGGAGGCCGTCCGCCACTGGTCGCAGGGCCCTTACGCCCGTGAAGCCCACCCGCGGGAGGAGCACCTCGCGCCGCTGTTCGTGGCGGCCGGCGCCGCCGAGGGCGAACCGGGCCGGCACGCCTTCCGCGACGTGGCCATGGACGTGGTGATCTCGGGCTACGAGTTCGGCGCGCCGGTGACGGCGAACGCCTGA
- a CDS encoding ATP-binding protein, whose product MGRDKARTVATRPPELEHSGPVFDRARRLGRTLFGNCDAQIILVGDGPAWRSHDPEGQMPPEAPAASIAVAENRLLWVGDASQDPRFCDLAAVKGPPYARFYAAAPIRLEDGSVPGVLAVAGLQPRPHDVQLAGRLQDLADFVADEWSRVNANRAREASTRERDVARRTLAAIVAAAPVSLVLTDREMRVLGGSPPWLKSRGLEGQKILGRSLFDLAPDVYERWREPLERCLGGESVSADRVAAPRPDGRMGWLRAEVAPWRDAAGEIGGLILLSHDITDMVEALERTERSEERLKLALQIADIHVWELDFVRRELVKVGAEDTFFSEPKTYQELARDLWSTVDPRDRPGVIASWERHVAEGGPHHPEYRVARSDGREVWTAGTARVIRGPDGEPLRMVGALQNITHRKAQEQALIQAKEGAESANHAKSAFLATMSHEIRTPLNGVLGMAQAMAADALCPVQRERLEVIRQSGEGLLAILNDLLDLSKIEAGKLVLEDGEFDVGDLAKGAHATFSAVADNKGLAFELEVRPAARGTYRGDALRVRQILHNLLSNALKFTEAGNVKVSVDRSRKGLTLTVADTGIGMTADQQKQLFRKFEQADASTTRRYGGTGLGLAICRDLTDLMDGHIAVASRPGEGATFTITLPLEKLGRTAKGRLEGRAAAELGDRIGALRVLAAEDNSMNQLVLRTLLAQLGVEPVMVFDGRAAVDAWEREPWDLILMDVQMPVMDGPGATAIIRRLEAEQGRARTPIVALTANAMDHQVQAYIAAGMDGFVAKPIEAGRLFAALKTALASPGGSKASAVA is encoded by the coding sequence ATGGGGCGCGACAAGGCGCGGACGGTCGCGACGCGGCCGCCGGAGCTCGAACATTCCGGTCCGGTGTTCGATCGCGCGCGCCGCCTCGGCCGGACCCTGTTCGGGAACTGCGACGCCCAGATCATCCTGGTCGGTGACGGGCCCGCCTGGCGCAGCCACGATCCCGAGGGGCAGATGCCGCCGGAGGCGCCGGCCGCGAGCATCGCCGTCGCCGAGAACCGTCTGCTCTGGGTCGGCGACGCCAGCCAGGATCCCCGCTTCTGCGACCTCGCCGCCGTCAAGGGCCCGCCCTACGCGCGGTTCTACGCCGCCGCGCCGATCCGGCTGGAGGACGGCTCCGTCCCAGGCGTGCTCGCCGTGGCTGGGCTGCAGCCGCGGCCGCATGACGTCCAGCTGGCCGGACGGCTGCAGGACCTGGCCGATTTCGTCGCCGACGAATGGTCGCGGGTGAACGCCAACCGGGCCCGCGAGGCCTCCACCCGCGAACGCGACGTCGCGCGCCGCACCCTGGCGGCCATCGTCGCCGCCGCCCCGGTCTCGCTGGTGCTCACCGATCGCGAGATGAGGGTGCTGGGCGGCAGCCCGCCGTGGCTGAAGAGCCGCGGCCTGGAGGGCCAGAAGATCCTCGGCCGCTCGCTGTTCGACCTTGCGCCGGACGTCTACGAGCGCTGGCGCGAGCCCCTGGAGCGGTGCCTTGGCGGCGAGAGCGTCAGCGCCGACCGCGTGGCGGCGCCGCGTCCCGACGGCCGGATGGGCTGGCTCCGGGCCGAGGTCGCGCCCTGGCGCGATGCGGCGGGCGAAATCGGCGGCCTGATCCTGCTGTCGCACGACATCACCGACATGGTGGAGGCGCTGGAGCGCACGGAGCGCTCCGAGGAGCGGCTGAAGCTGGCCCTGCAGATCGCCGACATCCACGTCTGGGAGCTGGATTTCGTACGGCGCGAGCTGGTCAAGGTCGGGGCCGAGGACACCTTCTTCAGCGAACCGAAGACCTACCAGGAGCTGGCGCGCGACCTCTGGAGCACCGTCGATCCCCGCGACCGGCCGGGTGTGATCGCGTCCTGGGAACGGCACGTCGCCGAAGGCGGCCCGCATCATCCTGAGTATCGCGTCGCGCGCAGCGACGGGCGGGAAGTCTGGACCGCCGGGACCGCCCGCGTCATCCGCGGCCCGGACGGCGAGCCGCTCCGCATGGTCGGGGCGCTGCAGAACATCACCCATCGCAAGGCGCAGGAGCAGGCGCTGATCCAGGCCAAGGAGGGGGCGGAGAGCGCCAACCACGCCAAGAGCGCCTTCCTGGCGACCATGAGCCACGAGATCCGCACCCCGCTGAACGGCGTGCTCGGCATGGCCCAGGCGATGGCCGCCGACGCGCTGTGCCCGGTGCAGCGCGAGCGGCTGGAGGTGATCCGCCAGTCGGGGGAAGGGCTGCTGGCCATCCTCAACGACCTGCTCGACCTGTCGAAGATCGAGGCTGGAAAGCTGGTGCTGGAAGACGGCGAGTTCGACGTCGGCGACCTGGCCAAGGGCGCGCACGCCACCTTCTCGGCGGTGGCCGACAACAAGGGCCTGGCCTTCGAGCTGGAGGTGCGGCCGGCGGCGCGGGGCACCTATCGCGGCGACGCCCTGCGGGTGCGCCAGATCCTGCACAACCTGCTCTCCAACGCGCTGAAGTTCACCGAGGCGGGGAACGTGAAGGTGAGCGTCGACCGGTCACGCAAGGGGCTGACGCTGACGGTGGCGGACACCGGCATCGGCATGACCGCCGATCAGCAGAAGCAGCTGTTCCGCAAGTTCGAACAGGCGGACGCCTCGACCACCCGCCGCTACGGCGGCACGGGACTGGGCCTGGCCATCTGCCGCGACCTTACCGACCTGATGGACGGCCACATCGCGGTGGCGAGCCGTCCCGGCGAAGGCGCGACCTTCACCATCACCCTGCCGCTGGAGAAGCTGGGCCGGACGGCCAAGGGGCGCCTTGAGGGCCGCGCGGCGGCGGAGCTCGGTGATCGGATCGGCGCGCTGCGGGTCCTGGCTGCGGAAGACAACAGCATGAACCAGCTGGTGCTCAGGACGCTCCTGGCGCAGCTGGGGGTCGAGCCGGTGATGGTGTTCGACGGCCGGGCGGCGGTCGACGCCTGGGAGCGGGAGCCCTGGGACCTGATCCTGATGGACGTGCAGATGCCGGTGATGGACGGCCCCGGCGCGACGGCGATCATCCGCCGGCTGGAGGCCGAACAGGGCAGGGCGCGGACGCCGATCGTCGCGCTCACCGCCAACGCCATGGATCACCAGGTCCAGGCCTACATCGCCGCCGGCATGGACGGCTTCGTCGCCAAGCCGATCGAGGCGGGCCGGCTGTTCGCCGCGTTGAAGACCGCCCTGGCGTCGCCGGGCGGCTCGAAGGCCTCGGCGGTCGCTTAA
- a CDS encoding TrmH family RNA methyltransferase — protein MIVHVADPDDPRIEGYRAVRERDLAGREGLFVAEGRVVLEKLVRGGRHPLRSVLLAEARVGALEDVLAGLPATVPVYVASQGVMDAIAGFPIHRGILALGERAPRAAQALLAGLPPQALVVGLCAIANHDNMGGLFRNAAAFGADAVLLDADCCDPLYRKAIRVSVGAALTTPFAQLDRGTDLVQALAGAGFEVVALSPQGETELRAWRPAARTAVLFGAEGPGLAPQVLARTRTVGIAMAGGFDSLNVATTSGIVLHHLAAARAEAG, from the coding sequence ATGATCGTCCACGTCGCCGACCCGGACGACCCGCGGATCGAAGGCTACCGCGCGGTTCGCGAGCGCGATCTTGCCGGCCGCGAAGGCCTGTTCGTGGCCGAGGGACGGGTGGTGCTGGAGAAGCTGGTGCGCGGCGGCCGCCATCCGCTGCGCTCCGTCCTGCTGGCCGAGGCGCGGGTTGGGGCGCTGGAGGACGTGCTCGCGGGACTGCCGGCGACCGTCCCGGTCTATGTTGCGAGCCAGGGCGTGATGGACGCCATCGCCGGCTTTCCCATCCACCGCGGCATCCTCGCCCTGGGCGAGCGGGCGCCGCGCGCCGCCCAGGCGCTGCTGGCCGGCCTGCCGCCGCAGGCCCTGGTGGTCGGGCTGTGCGCGATCGCCAACCACGACAACATGGGCGGGCTGTTCCGCAACGCCGCGGCCTTCGGCGCCGATGCGGTGCTGCTGGACGCCGACTGCTGCGACCCGCTCTATCGCAAGGCCATCCGGGTCTCGGTGGGCGCGGCGCTGACCACGCCGTTCGCCCAGCTGGACCGCGGGACCGACCTCGTGCAGGCGCTCGCCGGCGCCGGTTTCGAGGTGGTGGCGCTGTCGCCGCAGGGCGAGACGGAGTTGCGGGCCTGGCGGCCGGCGGCGCGGACCGCGGTGCTGTTCGGGGCCGAGGGACCGGGCCTGGCGCCGCAGGTGCTTGCGCGCACCCGCACGGTGGGAATCGCCATGGCCGGCGGCTTCGATTCCCTCAACGTCGCCACCACCAGCGGGATCGTGCTGCATCACCTCGCCGCAGCCCGCGCAGAGGCCGGCTAA
- a CDS encoding NAD(P)H-hydrate dehydratase, with the protein MTGATEITPELLRGWPPPPVSDDGDKEVRGRVLVLAGGAQVAGATLLTAVAALRAGAGKLQIGAPRSLAPALALAVPEARVFPAAETGTGELSPDAAADLAEALQRCDAAVIGPGMLDEGSAGELALRLLEGDGPAVVVDAAAMRGLADDPARARLRGGRMVLTPHAGEMAALTGRTKAQIQADPLAAARSAAADLKAVVALKGAVTFVVTPDGAAWRHEGGAVGLATSGSGDVLAGIIAGLLARGASPAQAAAWGVFVHGQAGVRLSRRIGRLGFLARELLEEIAPVLDALEGGAGGG; encoded by the coding sequence ATGACCGGCGCGACCGAGATCACCCCCGAGCTGCTGCGCGGCTGGCCGCCGCCGCCGGTGTCCGACGACGGCGACAAGGAGGTCCGCGGGCGGGTGCTGGTGCTGGCCGGCGGCGCGCAGGTGGCCGGCGCGACCCTGCTCACCGCCGTGGCGGCGCTGCGGGCAGGGGCCGGCAAGCTGCAGATTGGCGCGCCCCGCAGTCTCGCCCCGGCCCTGGCCCTGGCCGTGCCCGAGGCGCGGGTGTTCCCGGCCGCCGAGACCGGGACCGGCGAGCTGTCGCCGGACGCCGCCGCGGACCTCGCCGAGGCCCTGCAGCGGTGCGACGCGGCGGTGATCGGTCCGGGCATGCTCGACGAGGGCTCGGCCGGTGAGCTGGCGCTGCGGCTGCTGGAGGGCGACGGGCCCGCGGTGGTGGTGGACGCCGCCGCCATGCGCGGGCTGGCCGACGATCCGGCCCGCGCCCGGCTGCGCGGCGGACGGATGGTGCTGACGCCCCACGCCGGGGAGATGGCGGCGCTCACCGGCCGCACGAAGGCGCAGATCCAGGCGGACCCGCTGGCCGCCGCCCGCAGCGCCGCGGCGGACCTCAAGGCGGTGGTGGCCCTGAAGGGCGCGGTGACCTTCGTGGTGACGCCGGACGGCGCTGCGTGGCGGCACGAGGGTGGCGCGGTGGGCCTGGCCACCTCCGGCTCGGGCGACGTGCTGGCCGGGATCATCGCCGGCCTGCTCGCGCGCGGGGCCTCGCCGGCGCAGGCCGCAGCCTGGGGCGTGTTCGTCCACGGCCAGGCCGGGGTGCGCCTGAGCCGGCGGATCGGGCGGCTGGGTTTCCTGGCGCGTGAGCTGCTGGAGGAGATCGCCCCGGTGCTGGATGCGCTGGAGGGCGGCGCCGGCGGCGGCTAA
- a CDS encoding histidine phosphatase family protein: MASRWPERLWIVRHGESAGNVARDRADAAGLGRIDIAERDVDVPLSKLGEAQACALGQWFAAQPEDERPEVVLTSPYLRALRTADVARGCGGFSPDAHRPTPDERLREKEFGVLDRLTRHGIGELYPDQAEFRRLLGKFYHRPPGGESWCDVILRLRSALDTLSLHYAERRVMIVSHQVVVLCMRYLLEQMTEAEILDIDRAGEVANCSITEYRLDRACGPNGELKLFRYNFTAPLEQAGAPVTSEPDAAVAAR, translated from the coding sequence GTGGCGTCGAGGTGGCCGGAGCGGCTGTGGATCGTTCGGCACGGCGAGAGCGCCGGCAATGTGGCCCGCGATCGGGCCGACGCGGCCGGGCTGGGGCGGATCGACATCGCCGAGCGCGACGTGGACGTGCCGCTGTCGAAGCTGGGCGAGGCGCAGGCCTGCGCGTTGGGCCAGTGGTTCGCCGCCCAGCCCGAAGACGAGCGGCCCGAGGTGGTGCTGACATCGCCCTACCTGCGGGCCCTGCGCACCGCCGACGTCGCCCGCGGGTGCGGCGGCTTTTCGCCCGATGCGCACCGGCCGACACCGGACGAGCGCCTGCGGGAGAAGGAGTTCGGCGTGCTCGACCGGCTGACCCGCCATGGCATCGGCGAGCTCTATCCCGACCAGGCCGAGTTCCGGCGGCTGCTGGGCAAGTTCTATCATCGGCCGCCGGGCGGCGAGAGCTGGTGCGACGTGATCCTGCGGCTGCGCAGCGCCCTGGACACCCTGTCGCTGCACTATGCGGAGCGGCGGGTGATGATCGTCAGCCACCAGGTGGTGGTGCTCTGCATGCGCTACCTGCTGGAGCAGATGACCGAGGCGGAGATCCTGGACATCGATCGGGCCGGGGAAGTGGCCAACTGCTCGATCACCGAATACCGCCTGGACCGGGCCTGCGGGCCGAACGGGGAGCTGAAGCTGTTCCGCTACAACTTCACCGCCCCGCTGGAGCAGGCCGGCGCGCCGGTGACCAGCGAGCCGGACGCCGCTGTCGCCGCCCGATGA
- a CDS encoding cytochrome P450, producing MADGNIAQLKNAREQAYSTPLEDLNPAQPELFQADTMWPIFERLRKEAPVHYTREHEFGPYWSITKYNDIMAIDTNHQVFSSEGGITIAEQTQGEGPLPMFIAMDPPKHDAQRKTVSPAVSPMNLQVMEPLIRERAAKILDSLPIGEEFDWVDKVSKELTGMTLATLFGMPQEDRRQLIYWSDVVTAAPGQGLVDTIEQKMAIFVEYHAYFTKLWNERVNTDPTGDLVSMLAHGEATRNMEPREYFGNIVLLTVGGNDTTRNTISGSVLALNQNPDQYKKLRENPGLIPSMVSETIRWQTPLAHMRRRALQDFEFQGKTIRKGDKVIMWYVSGNRDDEVIENPNAYIIDRERPRTHISFGFGIHRCVGNRLAELQLKIIWEEILKRFPTIEVVGEPKRVYSTFVKGYETLPVVIPTRN from the coding sequence ATGGCTGACGGAAACATCGCGCAGCTCAAGAACGCCCGCGAGCAGGCCTATTCGACACCGCTGGAGGACCTGAACCCGGCCCAGCCGGAGCTCTTCCAGGCCGATACCATGTGGCCGATCTTCGAACGCCTGCGGAAGGAAGCTCCGGTCCACTACACCCGCGAGCACGAGTTCGGCCCCTACTGGTCGATCACCAAGTACAACGACATCATGGCGATCGACACCAATCACCAGGTGTTCTCGTCCGAGGGCGGCATCACCATCGCCGAGCAGACGCAGGGCGAAGGCCCGTTGCCGATGTTCATCGCCATGGACCCGCCCAAGCACGACGCCCAGCGCAAGACGGTGAGCCCCGCGGTCTCGCCGATGAACCTGCAGGTCATGGAGCCGCTGATCCGCGAGCGGGCCGCCAAGATCCTCGACAGCCTGCCGATCGGCGAGGAGTTCGACTGGGTCGACAAGGTGTCCAAGGAGCTCACCGGCATGACGCTGGCGACGCTGTTCGGCATGCCGCAGGAGGACCGCCGCCAGCTGATCTACTGGTCAGACGTGGTCACCGCCGCGCCCGGCCAGGGCCTCGTCGACACCATCGAGCAGAAGATGGCGATCTTCGTCGAATACCACGCCTACTTCACCAAGCTCTGGAACGAGCGGGTGAACACCGATCCGACCGGCGACCTGGTCTCCATGCTGGCGCACGGCGAGGCGACCCGGAACATGGAGCCGCGCGAGTACTTCGGGAACATCGTCCTGCTGACCGTGGGCGGCAACGACACCACCCGCAACACCATCTCCGGCTCGGTGCTGGCGCTGAACCAGAACCCGGACCAGTACAAGAAGCTACGCGAGAACCCGGGCCTGATCCCCTCGATGGTCTCCGAGACCATCCGCTGGCAGACGCCGCTCGCCCACATGCGCCGCCGCGCGCTGCAGGACTTCGAGTTCCAGGGCAAGACCATCCGCAAGGGCGACAAGGTGATCATGTGGTACGTCTCGGGCAACCGCGACGACGAGGTGATCGAGAACCCGAACGCCTACATCATCGACCGCGAGCGGCCGCGGACCCACATCTCCTTCGGCTTCGGCATCCACCGCTGCGTCGGCAACCGGCTGGCCGAACTGCAGCTGAAGATCATCTGGGAAGAGATCCTCAAGCGCTTCCCGACCATCGAGGTGGTGGGCGAGCCCAAGCGCGTCTACTCGACCTTCGTGAAGGGCTACGAGACCCTGCCGGTGGTGATCCCCACCCGCAACTAG